One window of the Zygotorulaspora mrakii chromosome 6, complete sequence genome contains the following:
- the PIC2 gene encoding Cu/Pi carrier (similar to Saccharomyces cerevisiae PIC2 (YER053C); ancestral locus Anc_7.228), producing MSEKSNDRGIQLYTKEFYAACTLGGIVACGPTHSSVTPLDLVKCRLQVDPTLYKSNLDGWKTIIRKEGFSKIFTGFGATAIGYSLQGAGKYGGYEFFKHFYSNSVLGPELSSKYTTGVYLMASATAEFIADIMLCPFEAIKVRQQTTVPPFCNNVFQGLSKIYTLEGLQGFYKGIVPLWCRQIPYTMCKFTSFEKIVQLIYSKLPKPKSEMTTLQQISVSFTGGYLAGILCAIVSHPADVMVSKINNDRKSGESMVGASKRIYQKIGFGGLWNGLMVRIVMIGTLTSFQWLIYDSFKVKVGLPTTG from the coding sequence ATGTCTGAAAAATCGAATGATAGGGGAATTCAACTGTACACCAAGGAGTTTTATGCCGCGTGTACTTTAGGCGGTATTGTCGCTTGTGGTCCAACGCACTCGAGCGTGACGCCTCTGGATCTTGTCAAATGTAGATTGCAGGTCGACCCTACGCTGTATAAATCCAATTTGGACGGCTGGAAGACGATCATCAGAAAGGAGGGCTTTTCTAAAATCTTCACTGGTTTCGGCGCGACAGCGATTGGTTACTCGCTGCAAGGAGCTGGTAAATACGGTGGCTATGAGTTCTTCAAGCACTTTTATTCGAATTCGGTTTTGGGCCCGGAGTTGTCGTCGAAGTACACGACAGGTGTCTATTTGATGGCTTCCGCAACTGCGGAGTTTATCGCAGATATTATGTTGTGTCCGTTTGAGGCCATCAAGGTCAGGCAGCAAACAACAGTTCCGCCATTTTGCAATAACGTTTTCCAGGGACTTTCGAAAATCTATACGCTAGAAGGATTACAGGGTTTTTACAAGGGTATTGTTCCACTATGGTGCAGACAAATCCCCTACACTATGTGTAAATTTActtcttttgagaaaatcGTCCAGTTGATTTATTCAAAGTTGCCAAAACCCAAGAGCGAAATGACTACCTTGCAGCAAATTTCTGTCAGTTTCACCGGTGGTTACTTGGCTGGTATTCTGTGTGCAATCGTGTCCCATCCTGCGGATGTTATGGTTTCGAAGATCAATAATGACAGGAAGTCCGGTGAATCGATGGTCGGTGCGTCAAAGAGAAtctatcaaaagattgGATTTGGTGGTTTATGGAATGGCCTAATGGTTAGAATTGTTATGATCGGTACATTGACAAGTTTCCAATGGTTGATTTACGATTCCTTCAAGGTCAAGGTTGGTTTGCCAACGACGGGTTGA
- the JHD1 gene encoding [Histone H3]-lysine-36 demethylase (similar to Saccharomyces cerevisiae JHD1 (YER051W); ancestral locus Anc_7.224), which yields MSKRDFSPSHQVAGEPIAKKRSGLRNKQPIDYIALNEGDDKKLKHVHPHTEAFLACFERYENTKSVLDSKSFNQNFASVDKPIKILDPENSGMVIPSPKDLGFSDHDRSLTVDDITKALGEDYPVDVMDIQTQQNERWSMSQWNDYFSKTTPEERDRVRNVISLEVSHVNRLKIERPKGVEENDLVNILWDFVGIEDTKPKVTRYILMSAANSYTDFHLDFAGTSVYYNLISGNKKFILFPPTESNLQKYSSWCTDPNQNIIFLGDILTDGTAMELNGGDLFMIPSGFIHAVYTPQDSLIIGGNFLTVRNVDTQLDVVAVERLTKVPKRFTFPHFDLVMGKCCEWVLSRSTDKNVKLEKMTPAIMKKSMEALIRYMEKPQIKYKPVNYSSKRILIKELKLYLDKW from the coding sequence ATGAGCAAAAGAGACTTCTCCCCCAGTCATCAAGTGGCTGGAGAACCTATTGCCAAGAAACGATCCGGCTTGAGGAACAAACAGCCGATTGATTATATTGCACTGAATGAAGGCGATGACAAAAAACTGAAGCATGTTCACCCCCATACGGAAGCATTCTTGGcatgttttgaaagatatgaGAATACTAAAAGTGTCCTGGACTCCAAAAGTTTCAATCAGAATTTTGCATCGGTTGATAAACCAATCAAGATACTAGATCCTGAGAATTCCGGGATGGTGATACCCAGTCCTAAAGATCTTGGATTTTCTGATCATGACAGAAGTCTAACTGTAGATGATATTACAAAGGCACTTGGCGAAGACTATCCGGTGGACGTCATGGACATTCAAACCCAGCAAAATGAGAGATGGTCCATGTCGCAATGGAATGACTATTTCAGCAAGACTACACCCGAAGAGAGGGACCGTGTACGAAATGTCATATCACTGGAGGTTTCGCATGTCAATCGCTTAAAAATCGAAAGGCCAAAAGgtgttgaagaaaacgaTCTTGTTAATATACTTTGGGATTTTGTGGGAATTGAGGATACCAAACCAAAAGTGACGCGCTACATACTGATGTCGGCAGCAAATTCATACACTGATTTTCATTTGGATTTTGCTGGTACATCGGTTTACTACAATTTAATTTCGGGAAATAAAAAGTTCATACTGTTTCCACCGACGGAGAGtaatttgcaaaaatattcaagTTGGTGTACCGATCCCAATCAGAATATAATATTCTTAGGTGATATTTTAACGGATGGTACAGCGATGGAATTGAATGGAGGTGATCTCTTTATGATTCCCTCCGGTTTTATCCATGCTGTATATACTCCCCAagattctttgataataGGTGGGAATTTTCTAACCGTACGGAACGTAGACACCCAATTAGATGTTGTTGCTGTAGAGAGACTTACTAAGGTGCCGAAACGGTTTACTTTTCCCCATTTCGACTTGGTTATGGGTAAATGTTGTGAATGGGTCCTTTCTCGTTCAACCGATAAAAATGTAAAACTCGAAAAGATGACGCCAgcgataatgaaaaaatcaatggaGGCTCTGATACGGTACATGGAGAAGCCACAAATAAAGTACAAACCTGTTAATTACTCGTCAAAGAGAATACTGATTAAAGAACTAAAGCTATATCTAGATAAGTGGTAA
- a CDS encoding uncharacterized protein (similar to Saccharomyces cerevisiae YER053C-A; ancestral locus Anc_7.229) — translation MLLAMLQFNRQSELKDFDLFLSIFAFIFLVYFTFHKTVMNKYKSDVPYLQ, via the coding sequence ATGCTATTGGCCATGCTACAATTCAACAGACAGTCCGAACTGAAGGATTTCGATCTATTTTTGAGCATATTCGCTTTCATCTTCTTGGTGTACTTCACCTTTCACAAGACCGTCATGAACAAGTACAAGAGCGATGTGCCCTATCTGCAATAG
- the CBR1 gene encoding cytochrome-b5 reductase (similar to Saccharomyces cerevisiae CBR1 (YIL043C); ancestral locus Anc_7.225) produces the protein MPDYRILTAIIVLVISSLLALRLKSSEKKREVLKPDEFQEFPLILKTALSHNTALYRFGLPETEDVLGLPIGQHISIKAIIDGKEVVRSYTPTSLDTDAKGFFELLVKTYELGNISKYIGELNIGDKMQVRGPKGFYQYSPNTYKHIGMVAGGTGISPMYQIIKAIAAHSSDKTKVSLVYGNVTEEDILLKAELDRIVESNPTQFKVFYLLDKPDEGWTGGVGYVTEDIMREHLPNGKDKDVQLLVCGPRPMVSFVKKTSISLSYDKSKPVSKMGDQVFIF, from the coding sequence ATGCCGGATTATCGCATACTGACTGCTATCATAGTGCTAGTGATTAGTTCATTGCTAGCTTTACGTCTGAAAtcaagtgaaaaaaaacgtGAGGTCTTGAAACCCGatgaatttcaagaattccCATTGATTCTCAAGACTGCCTTGAGTCATAATACTGCTCTGTACAGATTCGGTTTACCCGAAACCGAAGATGTGCTTGGTTTGCCAATTGGTCAACATATTTCAATCAAAGCTATTATTGATGGTAAGGAGGTTGTTAGATCATACACACCAACCTCTTTGGACACCGATGCGAAAGGCTTCTTTGAACTATTGGTCAAAACATACGAATTGGGTAATATATCCAAATATATTGGAGAATTGAACATAGGCGACAAAATGCAGGTTCGGGGTCCCAAGGGATTCTATCAATACTCTCCCAATACTTATAAGCATATCGGTATGGTTGCTGGTGGCACTGGTATCTCGCCAATGTATCAAATTATAAAAGCCATTGCAGCCCATTCTTCTGACAAGACCAAAGTTTCACTAGTCTATGGTAACGTTACCGAGGAGGACATTTTATTAAAAGCAGAGTTGGATAGAATTGTAGAATCAAATCCTACCCAATTCAAAGTGTTCTACCTATTAGACAAGCCAGATGAAGGTTGGACTGGAGGTGTTGGCTATGTTACTGAGGACATTATGAGGGAACATCTACCAAACGGGAAGGACAAAGATGTTCAGCTTTTGGTATGTGGCCCAAGACCTATGGTGTCATTCGTTAAAAAAACCTCAATTTCACTCTCTTACGACAAAAGTAAGCCAGTTTCCAAAATGGGCGATCAAGTTTTCATCTTTTAG
- the HOM3 gene encoding aspartate kinase (similar to Saccharomyces cerevisiae HOM3 (YER052C); ancestral locus Anc_7.226) — protein MEYNMQTNWVVQKFGGTSVGKFPTDIVDDIIKFYTEENNNSVAVVCSARSSYTKAEGTTSRLLRCCDLASQESDYTQIIEAVRQDHVQNAEAYIQNPVLQTKLVTDTNKELDMVSKYLEASKILGEVSPRTMDLVMACGEKLSCLFIATLCNDRGCKAKFVDLTHIIPSDFTATTLDSSFYALMVSALRKTLQPFVSSREKIVPVFTGFFGLVPMGLLNGVGRGYTDLCAALIAVALNADELQVWKEVDGIFTADPRKVSQARLLDSVTPEEAAELTYYGSEVIHPFTMEQVIRAKIPIRIKNVQNPKGDGTIIYPDDVAKKGEATPPHPPEALSSSFFEKKRRGATAITTKNDIIVLNIHSNKKTLSHGFLAQIFTILDRYKLVVDLISTSEVHVSMALPIPDSDALKSLRLAVEKLKPLGKVDLIKKMAIVSLVGKQMKQYIGIAGTMFSTLAANGINIEMISQGANEINISCVIEEVDSIKALQSIHAKLLEDNKSKNSFEHAINERLEQIKNLDL, from the coding sequence ATGGAGTACAATATGCAAACTAATTGGGTGGTACAAAAATTTGGTGGTACTTCAGTTGGTAAGTTTCCAACCGACattgttgatgatattatAAAGTTCTACACcgaagaaaataataacAGTGTCGCAGTGGTGTGTTCTGCGAGATCCTCTTACACCAAAGCTGAAGGTACTACATCCAGGTTACTGCGCTGTTGTGATTTAGCTTCCCAGGAATCGGATTATACCCAGATTATTGAAGCTGTAAGGCAAGACCATGTTCAAAATGCTGAAGCCTATATCCAAAATCCAGTATTGCAAACAAAATTAGTGACAGATACGAACAAAGAACTGGATATGGTCAGTAAATATTTGGAGGCGtccaaaattttgggtGAAGTCAGTCCAAGAACAATGGATTTGGTAATGGCATGCggtgaaaaattgagttGTCTCTTTATTGCAACCCTATGTAATGATCGTGGTTGCAAAGCTAAATTCGTTGATCTAACGCATATTATCCCCTCTGATTTTACTGCGACTACATTAGATAGTAGCTTTTACGCTTTAATGGTATCGGCATTAAGGAAAACACTGCAACCTTTTGTCAGTTCCAGGGAAAAGATCGTACCTGTATTCACTGGTTTTTTCGGTCTAGTACCAATGGGTTTATTGAATGGTGTTGGTCGTGGCTACACAGATCTTTGTGCCGCATTGATTGCTGTTGCATTAAATGCGGACGAGTTGCAGGTGTGGAAAGAAGTTGATGGTATATTTACTGCTGATCCACGTAAAGTTTCTCAGGCACGTTTACTGGATAGTGTTACACCTGAAGAGGCTGCCGAATTGACATACTATGGTTCCGAAGTTATTCATCCATTTACCATGGAACAAGTTATTAGAGCAAAGATTCCTATTAGAATTAAAAACGTGCAAAATCCCAAGGGTGACGGTACCATTATCTATCCTGACGATGTTGCTAAGAAGGGAGAAGCAACCCCACCGCATCCACCTGAGGctttatcttcatccttctttgaaaaaaagagaagaggCGCAACAGCAATTACAACTAAAAACGATATTATTGTACTGAATATTCATTCAAATAAGAAGACTTTATCACATGGATTTTTGGCTCAAATATTCACTATTTTGGACAGATACAAGCTGGTTGTTGATTTAATCTCTACTTCAGAAGTTCACGTCTCGATGGCTTTACCCATACCAGACTCTGATGCCTTGAAGAGTTTAAGACTTGCTgtggaaaaattgaaacctTTAGGTAAAGTTGATctcatcaaaaagatgGCTATCGTTTCCCTTGTTGGTAAGCAAATGAAGCAGTATATTGGCATTGCTGGCACCATGTTTTCTACATTAGCTGCAAATGGTatcaatattgaaatgatATCTCAGGGTGCTAACGAAATAAATATTTCCTGCGtcattgaagaagttgacTCCATAAAGGCTTTGCAGTCTATTCATGCGAAATTGCTTGAAGACAATAAGTCGAAAAACAGCTTTGAACATGCGATTAATGAACGTTTGgaacaaataaaaaatttagatcTTTGA
- the RSM18 gene encoding mitochondrial 37S ribosomal protein bS18m (similar to Saccharomyces cerevisiae RSM18 (YER050C); ancestral locus Anc_7.223) yields the protein MLTRLMLPIKQAKSLNCSTIRFISQVRLTPNMKTSVDVGNTNAIEGNKRVDARFMKKFPRSSTYDPFDFSLARLHLEKKFGSTKQSKNDMFDKYGINPLDLYTSPEVLSQFMSSTGKILHRDVTGLSAKNQRRLSKSIRRAQAIGLLSKTHKDVSFLPTRTSGKL from the coding sequence ATGTTAACTCGTTTAATGCTTCCGATTAAGCAGGCTAAATCTCTTAACTGCTCCACAATCAGATTTATTTCTCAAGTTAGATTAACACCAAATATGAAAACATCAGTTGACGTAGGGAATACAAATGCCATAGAAGGTAATAAAAGAGTGGATGCAAGattcatgaaaaaatttccaagAAGCAGCACGTACGATCCATTCGATTTTTCACTCGCAAGGCTCCATCTGGAGAAGAAATTTGGCTCCACGAAGCAATCGAAAAATGACATGTTCGATAAATATGGTATAAATCCACTAGACCTTTATACCAGTCCAGAAGTGTTATCGCAGTTTATGTCCTCCACAGGCAAAATACTGCATAGAGATGTGACTGGCCTATCAGCAAAGAACCAGCGCCGTCTATCCAAATCCATAAGAAGGGCTCAAGCCATTGGTTTACTTTCGAAGACCCACAAAGATGTATCTTTCTTACCAACGAGGACAAGCGGTAAGCTGTGA
- the PKP1 gene encoding protein kinase PKP1 (similar to Saccharomyces cerevisiae PKP1 (YIL042C); ancestral locus Anc_7.222) yields the protein MYRCFTSTGRGKIGGRVLPLHTRLFYQLNKKCLKETALQRQRCARFRSSSNTTSNNNNKADDELIAMAFEKHYKIRSNIELLIQDYARKPIQPVTFDFLTKYRPPLKDTEMYMLSIKTINLLLSYTCRQLDAIQALPYIVVLNPNIEISNSLYLRTLETLLSIDYPYGIQNRSAMARMLTQFLDEHQDTLVTLSRGFQEVMEFYPKESVFKFLNQHLRDRIAMKLLARHYLSLLDQSKRKGPENMIGALHKNLKISDLIRQVSEYVNDLCFVKYDHTVPVSILSGDDVSFPCIPTHLEYVLTEILKNSSRAHIEGSTADSDLTEKPIEITVVRCDNELQIRIRDFGGGIPPNVEDKMFDYSYSTVTEKTNDTGAEAYMIPGEDINNVSGMGFGLPMCRAYLEMSSGSLEIQSLWGWGTDVYIKLTGPPL from the coding sequence ATGTACCGTTGTTTCACTTCCACTGGTAGGGGAAAGATAGGGGGACGTGTTTTACCGTTACATACTCGTTTATTCTATCAATTAAATAAGAAGTGCTTAAAGGAAACAGCTTTACAGCGACAAAGGTGTGCTAGGTTCCGTTCAAGCTCAAATACTACATcaaataacaataataagGCCGATGATGAACTTATTGCGATGGCATTTGAGAAACATTACAAGATAAGGTCAAACATTGAGCTGCTAATTCAAGATTATGCTAGAAAACCGATACAACCTGTGACATTTGATTTCCTCACAAAATACAGACCACCCCTCAAGGATACAGAAATGTATATGCTTAGTATAAAGACAATCAATCTGCTCTTATCTTATACATGTCGGCAGTTGGATGCAATCCAAGCATTACCGTATATTGTGGTTCTAAACCCAAATATCGAAATAAGCAACTCATTGTATTTAAGGACGCTAGAAACGCTACTTTCAATCGATTATCCATACGGAATACAGAATCGCTCTGCGATGGCTCGAATGCTAACGCAGTTCCTAGACGAACACCAGGATACTCTTGTGACTTTGTCTCGGGGATTTCAAGAGGTAATGGAGTTTTACCCTAAAGAATCagtattcaaatttttaaatcaGCATTTGAGAGACAGGATTGCAATGAAGTTGTTAGCTAGACACTACCTCTCCTTGTTAGATCAATCAAAAAGGAAAGGGCCAGAAAATATGATTGGGGCCCTAcacaaaaatttgaaaatctcCGACTTGATTCGCCAGGTGTCTGAATATGTTAACGATCTTTGTTTTGTCAAATACGACCACACGGTACCTGTATCTATATTATCTGGGGACGATGTGTCATTCCCATGCATACCAACACACTTGGAATATGTTTTAACGGAAATTCTGAAGAATTCAAGTAGAGCACATATTGAGGGAAGTACTGCGGATAGTGATTTAACTGAAAAACCAATAGAAATTACTGTTGTACGCTGTGATAACGAATTACAAATTAGAATACGTGATTTTGGAGGGGGAATCCCTCCCAACGTGGAGGATAAAATGTTCGATTATTCGTACAGTACAGTTACGGAAAAGACAAACGATACGGGAGCTGAGGCGTATATGATTCCCGGTGAGGATATTAATAATGTATCTGGCATGGGGTTTGGTTTACCGATGTGCAGAGCATATCTTGAAATGAGCAGTGGCTCTCTCGAAATTCAAAGTCTATGGGGCTGGGGAACAGACGTCTATATCAAGCTCACTGGCCCCCCATTATAA
- the AGE2 gene encoding GTPase-activating protein AGE2 (similar to Saccharomyces cerevisiae AGE2 (YIL044C); ancestral locus Anc_7.227), with the protein MTTSPPVKKALAGLLRDPANNTCADCKAASHPRWASWSLGVFICIRCAGLHRSLGTHISKVKSVDLDAWKEEELVNLVKMCNNRIANDYYEAKLPESMRKPITDANQLQSFVKNKYEKKKWISTGEQPNGKSEAAEDIKPQLSSTESLLADFEEVQPKLQKTSSSTSSVTSTSTSSMLNLRLSSMAKNRIDQQNNRDSNRPDLKKSILSLYSKPKDNNVTKNSFYQSSNSTGASLPISNSIGTTNGSNNSNANKTENNLSISSLDENELFKNVWT; encoded by the coding sequence ATGACAACTTCTCCACCAGTCAAAAAGGCTCTTGCAGGGTTGCTACGAGACCCTGCAAACAATACGTGCGCCGACTGTAAGGCTGCATCACACCCGCGGTGGGCATCATGGTCCTTGGGAGTGTTTATCTGCATCAGATGTGCCGGTCTGCATAGATCGCTCGGTACCCATATTTCGAAGGTCAAGTCGGTAGATTTAGATGCGTGGAAGGAGGAAGAGTTAGTAAACCTCGTTAAAATGTGCAATAATCGAATTGCAAACGACTACTACGAGGCCAAGCTGCCAGAATCAATGCGCAAACCAATTACAGACGCTAATCAGTTACAATCGTTTGTGAAAAACAAgtatgaaaagaagaaatggatCTCAACTGGTGAGCAGCCGAATGGTAAAAGTGAAGCTGCGGAGGACATAAAACCACAACTGAGTAGTACCGAAAGTTTATTAGCAGATTTCGAAGAGGTGCAGCCgaagcttcaaaaaacaAGTTCAAGCACTAGTAGTGTTACGAGCACGAGCACAAGTAGCATGCTAAACTTACGACTTTCCTCCATGGCTAAGAATAGAATCGATCAACAGAATAATAGGGATTCAAATAGACcagatttaaaaaaatcaatacTTTCATTGTATTCTAAGCCGAAAGATAACAACGTCACAAAGAACTCATTCTATCAATCGAGTAATTCTACGGGAGCATCATTACCTATCAGCAACAGCATTGGCACTACTAATGGCAGCAACAATAGCAATGCCAACAAAACTGAAAATAATTTGTCAATAAGCTCGTTGGACGAGAACGAGCTATTCAAAAACGTTTGGACGTAg
- a CDS encoding cytochrome b5-like heme/steroid binding domain-containing protein produces MVTSEANCHEDDCECKSLDNFPTFSPEQVRKHDKAWDCWMIVHGRVYDIGPILSSHPGGSQILLKYAGMDATYQFDDVGHSMESLLYDMPQGSFKGYVVGTIKKGRNPTRDSKYAVTKAEKGDDAESLSGAGDYITQTDSIIMGRGQSLDGYLLWNKVYSLFLILTILFCLFALMYMKVYQHMTSTNNSTTSKRDNTFASFTSYQEQVSDTDGIPDWAY; encoded by the coding sequence ATGGTAACCTCAGAGGCTAACTGCCATGAAGACGATTGTGAGTGTAAAAGTTTGGATAACTTTCCAACGTTCAGCCCCGAACAAGTTAGAAAACATGACAAAGCGTGGGATTGTTGGATGATTGTGCATGGGCGAGTCTACGATATAGGGCCGATTCTTTCTTCACATCCCGGTGGCTCACAGatactgttgaaatatgcGGGCATGGATGCAACGTATCAATTTGATGATGTCGGACATTCCATGGAAAGTTTGCTCTACGATATGCCACAAGGATCTTTCAAAGGGTACGTCGTGGGAACAATAAAGAAGGGAAGGAACCCGACTCGAGATTCTAAATATGCCGTTACAAAGGCAGAGAAAGGCGATGATGCCGAATCTCTAAGCGGCGCGGGTGATTACATCACTCAAACCGACAGCATTATAATGGGGCGTGGTCAATCACTGGATGGTTATTTATTGTGGAACAAAGTGTATTCACTGTTTCTCATCCTCACTATACTATTTTGTCTTTTTGCGCTGATGTACATGAAAGTCTACCAACACATGACATCTACAAATAATTCGACAACATCGAAGAGAGATAACACATTTGCATCATTCACATCATATCAGGAACAGGTTTCAGATACAGATGGAATACCAGATTGGGCTTATTAA